Proteins encoded together in one Micromonospora auratinigra window:
- a CDS encoding ArsR/SmtB family transcription factor, whose product MHAFDVLGDPVRRRILELLARGEQTAGALGATVQQEFGISQPAVSQHLRVLRENGFTTVRPEGTRRLYAVDPGPLRQVDEWLAGFRRFWTPPLEALATELARGRRERRLPAGDTEERTPS is encoded by the coding sequence GTGCACGCCTTCGACGTCCTGGGCGACCCGGTGCGCCGCCGGATCCTGGAGCTGCTGGCCCGGGGTGAACAGACCGCCGGCGCACTCGGCGCGACCGTTCAACAGGAGTTCGGGATCAGCCAGCCGGCCGTGTCGCAGCACCTGCGGGTGCTGCGGGAGAACGGCTTCACCACCGTGCGACCCGAGGGCACCCGCCGGCTCTACGCGGTGGACCCGGGCCCGCTGCGACAGGTCGACGAATGGCTGGCCGGCTTCCGCCGGTTCTGGACGCCGCCACTGGAGGCGCTCGCCACCGAACTGGCCCGCGGCCGCCGGGAGCGGCGACTGCCCGCGGGCGACACCGAGGAGAGGACACCATCATGA
- a CDS encoding cation-translocating P-type ATPase, whose translation MAQQRTADGGPDPRAPVSDWYVALDSGPDGLDSAEARRRLGTYGRNELRRQRRRGWGREVARQVGHPLALLLWVAAALAWVAGTPALAGAILVVIALNALFASVQERQAERAVEALSRYLPRRARVHRDGRWQEIPTAEIVPGDVLAVAEGDRISADARLVEGSVEVDLAALTGESEPVHRSADAPPGEGGPSEAANLVFSGTNCLGGQARALVHATGMRTELGRIAALSQRVGREESPLEKQVRRVAWLIAAVAVGAGLVFFPIGVFAAGMPIGDAFAFAIGLLVANVPEGLLPTITLALAVGVRGLARVGAVVKRLSAVETLGSTDVICTDKTGTLTENRMRVVAVRAAGELHDPAPEPGERPDPALRALAVAVAACNNAERERGDPTEVAPLRFAADLGVTDPGHPGRRAQFPFDATLRLMSTVDDHAGTLWLHTKGAPEAVLARCTRVLTADGADRPLDDAYRRELSAAVTAQAGQGRRVLGVARRRLDGLPARRAEAERELSFLGFVAMVDPPRPEVPAAVARCHTAGIRIVMVTGDHGLTAAAIARQVGIVHGEPTVVTGDQLDAMSPERLRELLARGREVVFARVSPEAKLHIAEALRANHEVVAMTGDGVNDAPALRRADIGVAMGRTGTDVTREAATMVLTDDNFATIVAAVAAGRRVYDNVRKFILYIFAHATPEVVPFLVFALSAGAVPLPLTVLQILAIDLGTETLPALALGREPAEPGLMDRPPRRRSDRVVDGPLLARAWGFLGLISAVLVLAGFFVVLLRAGWRPGAPTGAGAPLHQAYREATTMTFLGIVACQVGTAFAARTEHASLRAVGVFSNRLLLWGIAFEIGFAALIVGVPPLREVFGTRPPEPAVLVLLLAYPPIVWGADELRRAARRHQQHSLI comes from the coding sequence GTGGCGCAGCAACGGACAGCCGACGGCGGGCCGGACCCGCGTGCGCCGGTTTCCGACTGGTACGTCGCCCTGGACTCCGGACCGGACGGCCTGGACAGCGCCGAGGCGCGCCGCCGGCTGGGCACGTACGGACGAAACGAGCTGCGCCGGCAGCGGCGGCGCGGCTGGGGGCGGGAGGTTGCCCGGCAGGTCGGGCACCCGCTCGCACTGCTGCTCTGGGTGGCCGCCGCGCTGGCCTGGGTCGCCGGCACGCCCGCGCTGGCCGGGGCGATCCTGGTGGTGATCGCGCTGAACGCGCTCTTCGCCTCGGTGCAGGAGCGCCAGGCCGAGCGGGCGGTGGAGGCGCTGTCCCGCTACCTACCGAGGCGGGCCCGGGTCCACCGAGACGGGCGCTGGCAGGAGATCCCGACGGCGGAGATCGTGCCCGGCGACGTGCTGGCCGTCGCCGAGGGCGATCGGATCTCCGCGGACGCCCGGCTGGTCGAGGGGTCGGTGGAGGTCGACCTCGCCGCGCTGACCGGCGAGTCGGAGCCGGTCCACCGCTCGGCGGACGCACCGCCGGGCGAGGGCGGGCCGAGCGAGGCGGCCAACCTGGTCTTCAGCGGCACCAACTGCCTCGGTGGGCAGGCCCGGGCGCTGGTGCACGCCACCGGGATGCGCACCGAGCTGGGCCGGATCGCCGCCCTGTCGCAACGGGTCGGCCGGGAGGAGAGCCCGCTCGAGAAGCAGGTACGCCGGGTCGCCTGGCTGATCGCCGCGGTGGCGGTCGGCGCCGGGCTGGTGTTCTTCCCGATCGGGGTGTTCGCCGCCGGCATGCCGATCGGGGACGCCTTCGCGTTCGCCATCGGCCTGCTGGTCGCCAACGTGCCGGAAGGACTGCTGCCGACCATCACGCTCGCGCTGGCCGTCGGCGTACGCGGCCTGGCCCGGGTGGGCGCGGTGGTGAAGCGGCTCAGCGCCGTGGAGACGCTCGGCTCCACCGACGTGATCTGCACCGACAAGACCGGGACGCTGACCGAGAACCGGATGCGGGTGGTCGCCGTACGGGCTGCCGGGGAGCTGCACGACCCGGCGCCGGAACCGGGCGAGCGACCCGACCCGGCCCTGCGCGCGCTGGCGGTCGCGGTGGCCGCCTGCAACAACGCCGAGCGTGAGCGGGGCGACCCGACCGAGGTCGCCCCGCTGCGCTTCGCCGCCGACCTGGGCGTCACCGACCCGGGCCATCCCGGCCGGCGGGCGCAGTTCCCGTTCGACGCGACGCTGCGGCTGATGTCCACCGTCGACGACCATGCGGGGACCCTCTGGCTGCACACCAAGGGCGCGCCGGAGGCGGTGCTGGCCCGGTGTACCCGGGTGCTGACGGCCGATGGCGCGGACCGGCCGCTGGACGACGCGTACCGCCGGGAGCTGTCGGCGGCGGTGACCGCGCAGGCCGGGCAGGGCCGGCGGGTGCTCGGGGTGGCGCGGCGGCGGCTGGACGGGCTGCCGGCCCGGCGCGCGGAGGCCGAGCGGGAGCTGAGCTTCCTCGGTTTCGTGGCGATGGTGGACCCGCCCCGGCCGGAGGTGCCGGCGGCCGTCGCGCGCTGTCACACGGCGGGCATCCGGATCGTCATGGTCACCGGTGACCACGGGCTGACCGCGGCGGCGATCGCCCGCCAGGTCGGCATCGTGCACGGCGAGCCGACCGTGGTGACCGGCGACCAGCTCGACGCGATGTCGCCGGAGCGGCTGCGGGAACTGCTCGCGCGGGGGCGGGAGGTGGTCTTCGCCCGGGTCTCGCCGGAGGCGAAGCTGCACATCGCCGAGGCACTGCGGGCCAACCACGAGGTGGTCGCGATGACCGGGGACGGGGTGAACGACGCGCCGGCGCTGCGCCGGGCGGACATCGGGGTGGCGATGGGCCGCACCGGCACCGACGTGACCCGCGAGGCCGCCACCATGGTCCTCACCGACGACAACTTCGCCACCATCGTGGCGGCGGTCGCCGCGGGCCGCCGGGTCTACGACAACGTCCGCAAGTTCATCCTCTACATCTTCGCCCACGCCACCCCGGAGGTGGTGCCCTTCCTGGTCTTCGCGCTCTCCGCGGGGGCGGTGCCGCTGCCGCTGACCGTGCTGCAGATCCTCGCCATCGACCTGGGCACCGAGACGCTGCCCGCGCTCGCGCTGGGTCGGGAGCCGGCCGAGCCCGGGCTGATGGACCGGCCGCCCCGGCGACGCAGCGACCGGGTGGTCGACGGCCCGCTGCTGGCCCGGGCCTGGGGCTTTCTCGGGTTGATCTCGGCGGTACTGGTGCTGGCCGGGTTCTTCGTCGTGCTGCTGCGCGCGGGCTGGCGTCCGGGCGCGCCGACCGGCGCCGGCGCCCCGCTGCACCAGGCGTACCGGGAGGCGACCACGATGACCTTCCTGGGAATCGTGGCCTGCCAGGTCGGCACCGCGTTCGCGGCCCGGACCGAGCACGCCTCGCTGCGGGCGGTCGGGGTGTTCAGCAACCGGCTGCTGCTCTGGGGCATCGCCTTCGAGATCGGGTTCGCCGCGCTGATCGTCGGCGTGCCGCCGCTGCGCGAGGTCTTCGGCACCCGGCCGCCCGAGCCGGCCGTACTGGTCCTGCTGCTGGCGTACCCGCCGATCGTCTGGGGTGCCGACGAGCTGCGCCGCGCGGCGCGCCGACACCAACAGCACTCGCTTATATAA
- a CDS encoding peptidoglycan recognition protein family protein, with amino-acid sequence MSVPLSRRAVLRGAVLLGAAGGAAALTQLGGDHPARAAATRVDQPTIASCATWGARPPSSAVTVVQSRPNKIIIHHTAFPNATDYSLAYAYQNSRDIQNLHMDTNGWLDSGQHFTNSRGGHLTEGRHGSLYALLHGQTMVQGAHCVGQNSQAIGIENDGTYLTVQPPQAQWDSLIWFCAFTCQQYGIPSSEIYGHLDFNSTQCPGLLHDRLPELRGAVAARLGG; translated from the coding sequence ATGTCCGTTCCCCTCTCCCGGCGGGCCGTGCTGCGCGGCGCGGTCCTGCTCGGCGCGGCCGGCGGGGCCGCCGCGCTGACCCAGCTCGGCGGCGACCACCCGGCCCGCGCCGCGGCCACCCGGGTGGACCAGCCGACGATCGCCAGCTGCGCGACCTGGGGCGCCCGCCCACCCTCGTCGGCGGTGACCGTGGTGCAGAGCCGACCCAACAAGATCATCATTCACCACACGGCGTTCCCGAACGCCACCGACTACAGCCTCGCCTACGCGTACCAGAACTCCCGCGACATCCAGAACCTGCACATGGACACCAACGGCTGGCTGGACTCCGGGCAGCACTTCACCAACAGCCGCGGCGGCCACCTCACCGAGGGCCGGCACGGCAGCCTCTACGCCCTGCTGCACGGGCAGACCATGGTGCAGGGCGCGCACTGCGTCGGGCAGAACAGCCAGGCCATCGGCATCGAGAACGACGGCACCTACCTCACCGTGCAGCCGCCGCAGGCACAGTGGGACAGCCTGATCTGGTTCTGCGCCTTCACCTGCCAGCAGTACGGCATCCCGTCGAGCGAGATCTACGGGCACCTGGACTTCAACAGCACCCAGTGTCCCGGCCTGCTGCACGACCGGCTGCCCGAGCTGCGCGGCGCCGTCGCCGCCCGACTCGGCGGCTGA